GAACTCGCGCCAGTCCAGCTCGGCGGCGGCGGTGTCCACCTGGGCCGCGCCCTGGCTGTAGGCTTCGCCTTCCGGCCAGTTGGTGGCTACCGGCGCCTCGGGGCGCTGGTAGTCGGGGATCATCGAACAGCCACCGAGCAGGGTCGCGGCGATGGCCAGGGATAACAGGGAATGCCTCACTGCAGGGCCTCCTCGGTTTTCTCGGCGGACCGCTTGCGCTTCTCGAACAGCGAACAGACCACCACGTAGAACAAGGGAATCCAGAAGATCGCCAGGACCAGCGCGCTGAGCATGCCTCCGATCACCCCGGTGCCGATGGCGTGCTTGCTGCCGGCGCCGGCGCCGGAAGCGATGGCCAGGGGCAGCACGCCGAGGATGAACGCCAGGGAGGTCATCACGATGGGGCGCAGGCGCATGCGGCAGGCCTCGATGGCCGCCTGGACCAGGCTCATGCCCTGCTCGTGCTGGGCCTTGGCGAACTCGACGATGAGGATCGCGTTACGCGCCGACAGGCCGATGGTGGTGAGCAGGCCGACCTGGAAGAACACGTCGTTGGACAGGCCGCGCAGGCTGGTGAACATCAGCGCGCCGATCACGCCCAGGGGCACCACCAGCATCACCGAGAAGGGGATCGACCAGCTTTCGTACAGGGCCGCCAGGCAGAGGAACACCACCAGCAGCGACAGGGCGTAGAGGGCCGGGGCCTGGGCACCGGACAGCCGCTCCTCGTAGGAGAGGCCGGTCCAGGCGTAGCCGACGCCCGCCGGCAGCTGCTTGGCGATCTCTTCCACGGCGGCCATGGCGTCACCCGAGCTGTAGCCCGGAGCGGCCTCGCCGAGGATTTCCACCGCCGGCACGCCGTTGTAGCGCGCCAGCTTCGGCGGGCCGTAGGTCCACTCGCCGCTGGCGAAGGCGCTGAAAGGCACCATCTGGCCCTGGTCGTTGCGCACGTACCACTTGTTCAGGTCTTCCGGGTTCATCCGTGCTTCGGGTTCGCCCTGCAGGTAGACCTTCTTCACCCGGCCACGGTCGATGAAGTCGTTGACGTAGCTGGCGCCCCAGGCGATGGAGACGGTGTTGTTGATATCCGACAGGGAGAGCCCATGGGCGCGGGCCTTCTCGTCGTCGATCAGCAACTGGTACTGGGGCTCGTCACGCAGGCCGTTGGCGCGGACGCGGTTGAGCACCGGGTTCTTCGCCGCCAGTTCGAGGAACTGGTCACGGGCTTCGTTCAGGGCCTCGTGGCCGATGCCGGCGCGGTCCTGGAGGAAGAAGTTGAAGCCGGTGGCGTTGCCCAGCTCCATCACGGCCGGCGGCGCGAAGGCGAACACCATGGCGTCGCGGAAACTGAAGAAGTGCTTCTGGGCGCGCTGGGCCAGGGCGGCGACGCTGTTCTGCTCGCCGGGGCGCTCGTCCCAGGGCTTGAGCATGATGAAGGCCATGCCCGAACTCTGGCCGCGTCCGGCGAAGTTGAAGCCGGTCACGGTGAACACCGACTTCACGGTGTCCTGCTCCTGCTCCAGGAGGTACTGGCGCATTTCGTCCACCACCACCTGGGTCCGTTCGGCGCTGGCGCCGGCCGGGGTCTGCACCTGGGCGAAGAGCACGCCCTGGTCTTCCTCGGGGAGGAAGGCGGTGGGGATGCGGGTGAACATGAAGGCCATGACGCCGACTATCACCAGGTACATCAGCAGGTAGGGGGCCTTGCGCTTGAGCATGGCGGCCACGCCGTTCTGGTAGGCCTGGTTGCCACGCTCGAAGCTGCGGTTGAACCAGCCGAAGAAGCCGCGCGCCTCGTGGTGCTCACCCTTCCTGATAGGTTTGAGCAGGGTGGCGCAGAGGGCCGGGGTGAAGATCAGCGCCACCAGCACCGAGAGCGCCATGGCGGCGACGATGGTGATGGAGAACTGCCGGTAGATCACACCCGTGGAGCCGCCGAAGAAGGCCATGGGCAGGAACACCGCCGAGAGCACCAGGGCGATGCCCACCAGCGCGCCCTGGATCTGGCCCATGGACTTGCGGGTGGCTTCCAGGGGCGACAGGCCCTCCTCGCGCATCACCCGCTCGACGTTTTCCACCACCACGATGGCATCGTCCACCAGCAGGCCGATGGCCAGCACCATGGCGAACATGGTCAGGGTGTTGATGGAGAAGCCGAAGGCCGCCAGCACGCCAAAGGTACCCAGCAGCACCACGGGCACCGCCAGGGTCGGGATGATGGTGGCGCGCAGGTTCTGCAGGAACAGGAACATCACCAGGAACACCAGGACGATGGCCTCGCCCAGGGTGTGGATCACGCCCTCGATGGAGGCCGAGACCACCGGGGTGGTGTCGTAGGGGAACACCACCTTCATCCCGGCGGGGAAGAAGGGTTCCAGTTCGCCGATGGTCTGGCGGATCGCCTTGGCGGTGTCCAGGGCGTTGGCGCCGGTGGCCAGCTTGATGGCCAGGCCGGAGGCGGGCTTGCCGTTGTACTGGGCGCTGATGCTGTAGTTCTCGCCGCCCAGCTCGATCTTGGCCACATCCCGCAGGCGCACCTGGGAGCCGTCACGGTTGACCTTGAGCAGGATGGCGCCGAACTGCTCGGGCGTCTGCAGGCGGGTCTTGCCGATGATGGTGGCGTTGAGCTGCTGACCGGGGGAGGCGGGCAGGCCGCCGAGCTGGCCGGAGGAGATCTGCACGTTCTGCGCCTGGATGGCGGTCTTCACGTCCACCGGCGTCAGCTGGTAGTTGTTCAGCCTGGCGGGGTCCAGCCAGATGCGCATGGCGTACTGGGCGCCGAACACCTGGAAGTCGCCCACGCCCTTGGTGCGCGAGATCGGGTCCTGGATGTTGGAGACGATGTAGTTGGCCAGGTCGTTCTTGTCCATGGAGCCGTCTTCGGAGACGACGCCGATCACCAGCAGGAAGTTCTTCACCGCCTTGGTGACGCGGATGCCCTGCTGCTGGACCTCCTGGGGCAGCAGCGGGGTCGCCAGCTGCAGCTTGTTCTGCACCTGGACCTGGGCGATGTCGGGGTTGGTGCCCTGCTCGAAGGTGGCGGTGATGGTCATGCTGCCGTCGGAGTTGCTCTCCGAGGAGATGTAGCGCAGGCCGTCGATGCCGTTGAGCTGCTGCTCGATCACCTGCACCACGGTGTCCTGCACCGTCTGCGCGGAGGCGCCGGGGTAGCTGACCTGGATACC
This genomic window from Pseudomonas furukawaii contains:
- a CDS encoding efflux RND transporter permease subunit, with amino-acid sequence MSRFFIDRPIFAWVIALVIMLAGGLSILKLPINQYPSIAAPAVGIQVSYPGASAQTVQDTVVQVIEQQLNGIDGLRYISSESNSDGSMTITATFEQGTNPDIAQVQVQNKLQLATPLLPQEVQQQGIRVTKAVKNFLLVIGVVSEDGSMDKNDLANYIVSNIQDPISRTKGVGDFQVFGAQYAMRIWLDPARLNNYQLTPVDVKTAIQAQNVQISSGQLGGLPASPGQQLNATIIGKTRLQTPEQFGAILLKVNRDGSQVRLRDVAKIELGGENYSISAQYNGKPASGLAIKLATGANALDTAKAIRQTIGELEPFFPAGMKVVFPYDTTPVVSASIEGVIHTLGEAIVLVFLVMFLFLQNLRATIIPTLAVPVVLLGTFGVLAAFGFSINTLTMFAMVLAIGLLVDDAIVVVENVERVMREEGLSPLEATRKSMGQIQGALVGIALVLSAVFLPMAFFGGSTGVIYRQFSITIVAAMALSVLVALIFTPALCATLLKPIRKGEHHEARGFFGWFNRSFERGNQAYQNGVAAMLKRKAPYLLMYLVIVGVMAFMFTRIPTAFLPEEDQGVLFAQVQTPAGASAERTQVVVDEMRQYLLEQEQDTVKSVFTVTGFNFAGRGQSSGMAFIMLKPWDERPGEQNSVAALAQRAQKHFFSFRDAMVFAFAPPAVMELGNATGFNFFLQDRAGIGHEALNEARDQFLELAAKNPVLNRVRANGLRDEPQYQLLIDDEKARAHGLSLSDINNTVSIAWGASYVNDFIDRGRVKKVYLQGEPEARMNPEDLNKWYVRNDQGQMVPFSAFASGEWTYGPPKLARYNGVPAVEILGEAAPGYSSGDAMAAVEEIAKQLPAGVGYAWTGLSYEERLSGAQAPALYALSLLVVFLCLAALYESWSIPFSVMLVVPLGVIGALMFTSLRGLSNDVFFQVGLLTTIGLSARNAILIVEFAKAQHEQGMSLVQAAIEACRMRLRPIVMTSLAFILGVLPLAIASGAGAGSKHAIGTGVIGGMLSALVLAIFWIPLFYVVVCSLFEKRKRSAEKTEEALQ